A stretch of the Candidatus Methylomirabilota bacterium genome encodes the following:
- a CDS encoding methyltransferase domain-containing protein, with protein sequence MVVLDYKQITRAYAILSPMYDFLFERIFHPGRVAAVQLLDVKPNERVLEVGIGTGLNLPLYPQDCHLVGIDLSRPMLSKAEEKVNEYGMDNVTIKEMDASKLEFPDAHFDHVLATYVISAVPEPVQVLREIKRVCKKKGHIVILNHFKSENPVVGTLEELVAPLCTRLGFKTDLKLMPVLKEAQLTPEQLHRVNLLNGWRLVRCLNE encoded by the coding sequence ATGGTTGTCCTAGACTATAAGCAGATTACGCGGGCCTACGCTATCTTATCGCCCATGTACGACTTCCTGTTCGAAAGGATCTTTCACCCGGGGCGCGTCGCAGCGGTGCAACTTCTCGATGTCAAGCCGAACGAGAGGGTGCTCGAGGTGGGGATCGGAACTGGACTGAATCTCCCGCTCTACCCGCAGGACTGCCACCTCGTCGGAATCGATCTCTCCCGGCCGATGTTAAGTAAGGCCGAGGAGAAGGTGAATGAATACGGGATGGATAACGTGACCATTAAGGAGATGGACGCGTCGAAGCTGGAGTTTCCGGACGCGCACTTCGACCATGTGCTGGCCACGTACGTGATCAGCGCGGTTCCGGAACCGGTTCAGGTCCTCCGAGAGATCAAACGAGTGTGCAAGAAGAAAGGCCACATTGTAATCTTGAATCACTTCAAGAGCGAGAACCCGGTTGTCGGTACCCTGGAAGAGCTGGTGGCCCCGCTGTGTACCCGACTCGGATTTAAGACCGACCTGAAGCTCATGCCCGTCCTCAAGGAAGCGCAACTGACTCCAGAGCAGTTGCACCGCGTCAACCTTCTGAATGGCTGGCGTCTCGTTCGCTGTCTGAATGAATAA
- a CDS encoding M20/M25/M40 family metallo-hydrolase, translating into MKRIDPVLHHIVEAVSEPGIRRYLDRLVGPRDPFNGYAGMEAAADAIAEAFRGCSLQFTEERFRCEGRWYRNLIASHPGSSGDEQVLIVAHYDTVPNSPGADDNASGVAGLLEVAGALACHQFTHDLIFIAFALEEYGNPGSLYYVERAKASGASIIGVFDMEMIGYTGPTQAAPQGIQAPATGDFIGVVGNRRSEGLISLFKEAAAMVAPSLPVQAFVVEGNGENLPLVRQSDHAPFWDAGYPAVMITDTAFLRNPYYHLPADTIDTLNLHFLCQVTAATAASAALLADFA; encoded by the coding sequence GTGAAGCGCATCGATCCTGTACTCCACCATATTGTCGAAGCGGTCTCCGAACCCGGGATACGGAGATACCTCGATCGGCTTGTGGGGCCACGGGACCCGTTTAACGGATATGCCGGCATGGAAGCCGCTGCCGACGCCATCGCGGAGGCCTTCAGAGGTTGTAGTCTTCAGTTCACCGAAGAGCGATTTAGGTGTGAGGGCCGCTGGTACCGGAACCTGATCGCTTCGCATCCGGGATCGTCCGGCGATGAACAGGTGTTGATAGTCGCCCACTACGACACCGTACCGAACAGCCCTGGAGCCGACGACAATGCCAGTGGGGTAGCCGGACTACTCGAGGTCGCCGGAGCCTTAGCCTGCCATCAATTCACGCATGACCTGATCTTTATCGCCTTCGCCCTCGAAGAGTATGGAAACCCGGGCAGCCTGTACTATGTGGAACGGGCGAAGGCCTCTGGCGCGTCGATTATCGGCGTCTTCGATATGGAGATGATCGGCTATACCGGCCCGACCCAGGCTGCACCCCAGGGGATCCAGGCGCCTGCGACGGGGGATTTCATCGGTGTGGTAGGAAATCGACGATCGGAGGGGCTTATTTCCCTCTTCAAAGAGGCGGCGGCCATGGTTGCCCCCTCGCTGCCTGTACAGGCTTTCGTTGTAGAGGGAAACGGGGAGAATCTTCCGCTCGTGCGCCAGAGCGATCATGCGCCATTCTGGGACGCCGGCTACCCGGCTGTCATGATCACTGATACCGCCTTCCTGCGTAACCCATATTACCACCTGCCTGCAGATACCATCGACACCCTTAATCTTCATTTTCTTTGTCAGGTGACCGCGGCGACTGCAGCGTCGGCTGCTTTGCTGGCCGACTTCGCCTAA
- a CDS encoding DEAD/DEAH box helicase, whose protein sequence is MKAHPAGRPSLPPPILEVDRFVDELRRGYATRGHPVHLRQIPSKSPSYADLADPLPGPLRDTLRHIGVDQLYTHQCAAIEAARAGKHPLVVTSTASGKSLTYLLPILEHLLSDRSARALLLFPIKALEQDQLKMLQTLLPWGQDIRAAILDGDTPTSRRAKLRDDPPQLLLSNPDMLHLSLLPHHAQWREFWRNLRYVVLDELHTYRGVFGSHIAHVLRRLRRVAAAYGAQPQFIACSATISNPLGLSEQLTGLPFHLIEADGAPQQGKRFLLINPIASPYTEATDLLLRCLRKGLKTIAFAKARKIAELIAMWARQADQKLGNRLAAYRAGFTADERRAIERGLFSEQLAGVVTTSALELGIDVGGLDACLLVGYPGSITSTWQRGGRVGRGRREALIILIALPDALDQYFFRHPEDFFSRPYEAAIVDPGNHQILEAHLVAAASEVPLRFDDSFYTAAKDLIQSLHDQGRLLLSADGTEWYARERHPQRRINIRSMGEACAILDQTGRAIGTIDGIRAIHECHPGAIYLHQGQQYESMSLDLIQHKVHAKPVTVDYYTAPLAEKDTEILEILESRDHQGIPYHLGRLKVTERVLGYERRRIFGQDKIGSYQLNLPPMTFETVGLWFEVPDGLKAGVEEAGLHFMGSIHAVEHAMIGLFPLYALCDRSDIGGISYPIHPQVGRAAIFIYDGYPGGIGLTERGFQVLPELFLKTRQLLEECQCESGCPSCVHSPKCGSGNKPLDKQGAHLTLQGLLGETPWTDTKRSHSHWFSTPSQPQANEASETTAVMPHALVFDLETQRSAEDVGGWEQRHRMGLAVGVVYDLDCATFRVYTEEQADALISDLVHARLIIGFNVRRFDFDVLRAYADLDWNALPTLDILECIHRRLGFRLKLDHLAQETLGERKSADGLQSLAWFKAGEIERVIEYCKQDVLLTKRLYDFGRQHGYLLYRDIQGRAVRLPVDFDEKLFSQQPR, encoded by the coding sequence GTGAAGGCACATCCGGCTGGGCGACCCTCCTTGCCTCCACCCATCCTAGAGGTCGATCGGTTTGTCGACGAGTTGCGCCGCGGGTACGCGACTCGGGGACATCCTGTCCATCTCAGGCAGATCCCTTCGAAATCGCCTAGTTATGCGGATCTCGCCGATCCCCTGCCAGGGCCGCTTCGTGATACGCTTCGTCACATCGGTGTTGACCAGCTTTACACGCACCAGTGTGCTGCTATCGAAGCGGCCCGCGCCGGTAAGCATCCGCTAGTCGTCACCTCCACCGCATCCGGCAAGAGTTTGACCTATCTCCTCCCGATCCTCGAACACCTGCTGAGTGATCGTTCGGCCAGAGCCCTGCTCTTATTTCCGATCAAGGCGCTGGAGCAGGATCAACTGAAGATGTTGCAGACCCTACTCCCCTGGGGACAGGATATCCGCGCCGCCATTCTGGACGGGGACACGCCTACATCTCGGCGAGCGAAGCTTCGGGACGATCCACCACAACTACTGCTGAGCAATCCGGATATGCTCCACCTCTCACTGCTGCCCCACCACGCCCAGTGGCGCGAGTTCTGGCGTAACCTCCGCTATGTGGTGCTCGATGAACTGCACACCTATCGCGGGGTCTTTGGCTCGCACATCGCCCACGTTCTGCGGCGTTTACGTCGGGTGGCAGCCGCCTACGGAGCGCAGCCGCAGTTTATCGCCTGTTCGGCGACGATCAGTAATCCGCTCGGTCTGTCGGAGCAACTCACCGGCCTGCCGTTTCACCTGATCGAGGCGGATGGGGCCCCGCAGCAGGGCAAGCGTTTCCTTCTGATTAATCCGATCGCCAGCCCCTATACCGAGGCGACCGACCTGCTGCTCCGCTGCCTCCGAAAGGGGTTGAAGACCATCGCCTTCGCCAAGGCCAGAAAGATCGCCGAGCTGATCGCCATGTGGGCCAGGCAAGCCGACCAGAAGCTTGGCAACAGGCTTGCGGCCTATCGAGCAGGTTTTACGGCCGACGAACGCCGAGCCATCGAACGCGGGCTGTTCAGCGAACAACTGGCAGGAGTCGTCACCACATCAGCGCTGGAACTCGGGATTGACGTGGGCGGGTTGGACGCCTGCCTCCTCGTCGGTTATCCCGGCAGCATCACCAGTACCTGGCAACGGGGCGGTCGCGTGGGCCGCGGCCGCCGGGAGGCCCTGATCATCCTGATCGCGCTTCCCGATGCCCTCGACCAGTACTTTTTCCGCCACCCCGAAGACTTCTTCAGTCGTCCCTACGAGGCGGCCATCGTCGATCCCGGCAACCATCAGATCTTGGAGGCGCATCTGGTGGCGGCGGCCTCGGAAGTGCCGTTGCGATTCGATGACTCGTTCTATACCGCTGCAAAGGATCTCATCCAGTCGCTCCACGATCAGGGCAGGTTGCTGTTGTCGGCGGATGGAACCGAATGGTACGCCCGCGAGCGCCACCCCCAGCGGCGGATTAACATCCGCTCCATGGGAGAGGCCTGTGCGATCCTTGACCAGACCGGTCGGGCCATCGGCACGATTGACGGGATTCGAGCCATACACGAGTGCCACCCGGGAGCCATTTATCTGCACCAAGGGCAGCAATACGAGAGCATGAGCCTGGACCTGATTCAGCATAAAGTCCACGCCAAACCGGTCACCGTCGATTACTATACCGCGCCACTCGCCGAAAAGGACACGGAGATCCTCGAAATCCTGGAATCCAGGGACCACCAGGGGATCCCCTACCACCTGGGCCGCCTGAAAGTCACCGAGCGGGTGCTCGGCTATGAGCGCAGGCGGATCTTCGGCCAGGACAAGATCGGGTCGTACCAATTGAATCTGCCACCCATGACTTTTGAGACCGTTGGCCTCTGGTTTGAGGTACCTGATGGGTTGAAGGCTGGCGTTGAGGAGGCAGGGTTGCACTTTATGGGGAGCATTCATGCGGTAGAACACGCCATGATCGGCCTCTTCCCGCTTTACGCCCTCTGTGACCGCTCGGATATCGGCGGGATCTCGTATCCGATTCACCCGCAGGTCGGTCGAGCGGCTATTTTCATCTATGACGGCTACCCCGGCGGGATCGGGCTGACCGAGCGCGGCTTCCAGGTCCTGCCGGAGCTGTTCCTCAAGACACGACAGCTCCTGGAAGAGTGCCAGTGCGAATCCGGCTGCCCCTCTTGCGTTCACTCACCAAAGTGCGGCTCGGGCAACAAACCGCTCGATAAGCAGGGCGCGCACCTGACTCTTCAGGGCCTGCTCGGGGAGACGCCATGGACCGATACCAAACGGTCCCATTCTCATTGGTTTTCAACCCCGTCACAACCGCAGGCGAACGAGGCGTCGGAGACTACTGCTGTCATGCCCCATGCTCTCGTCTTCGACCTGGAGACGCAGCGGAGCGCCGAGGATGTCGGCGGATGGGAACAGCGGCATCGGATGGGCCTGGCAGTCGGCGTCGTCTACGACCTTGATTGCGCCACGTTCAGGGTCTACACCGAGGAGCAGGCTGACGCCCTCATCAGCGACCTGGTCCACGCGCGCCTGATTATCGGATTTAACGTCCGGCGTTTCGACTTTGATGTACTGCGCGCCTACGCCGACCTCGACTGGAATGCCCTCCCCACTCTGGACATCCTCGAGTGTATTCACCGACGGCTCGGGTTTCGGCTGAAGCTGGATCACCTGGCTCAAGAAACCCTCGGGGAGCGGAAGTCGGCGGATGGACTGCAGAGCCTGGCCTGGTTCAAGGCGGGAGAGATCGAGCGGGTCATCGAATACTGCAAACAGGACGTCCTCCTGACCAAGCGGCTCTACGACTTCGGCCGGCAGCACGGGTATCTGTTATACCGGGACATCCAGGGGCGGGCAGTCCGGCTGCCGGTAGACTTTGATGAAAAACTGTTTTCGCAGCAGCCTCGGTAG
- a CDS encoding bifunctional nuclease family protein, producing the protein MEVLGVAATPGGDQTVVLLRGKGEKRELTLFVGPAEAQSIAVPLQQITPPRPLTHDLIVSLLSAFHSRLQRVVISDFKDNTYYATLYLETDGKEITVDSRPSDAIALALRAGVPIYASSKALEGASSNQSSR; encoded by the coding sequence ATGGAAGTGCTGGGCGTGGCCGCCACTCCAGGTGGCGACCAGACCGTCGTACTCCTTCGCGGCAAAGGGGAGAAGCGCGAGCTTACACTCTTCGTTGGACCTGCTGAGGCTCAAAGTATTGCTGTTCCTCTACAGCAGATCACACCTCCCCGCCCTTTGACCCACGATCTGATCGTTTCCCTCCTCTCCGCCTTTCACTCTCGCCTGCAACGAGTCGTTATCAGCGATTTTAAGGACAATACCTACTATGCCACCCTCTACCTTGAGACCGATGGCAAAGAGATTACGGTCGACAGCCGACCCAGTGACGCCATTGCCCTCGCGCTGCGGGCCGGTGTCCCGATCTACGCCAGCAGTAAAGCGTTGGAGGGCGCGAGTTCCAACCAGTCGTCCCGATAA
- a CDS encoding Lrp/AsnC ligand binding domain-containing protein — MVHAYVFITTSKAREEEVADTIRELQLVKFTHIVTGNIDVVAFIEAPDLSALWDTVNHVQALPAVTRTTTSLVVEPV; from the coding sequence ATGGTCCACGCCTACGTGTTCATCACGACGAGCAAGGCCAGGGAGGAAGAGGTAGCAGATACGATCAGGGAATTGCAATTGGTTAAGTTTACGCATATTGTCACCGGCAACATTGATGTTGTCGCCTTTATCGAGGCGCCGGATCTCAGCGCCCTATGGGATACCGTGAATCATGTTCAGGCGCTGCCGGCGGTGACACGGACCACTACCAGCTTGGTGGTCGAACCGGTGTAA